The sequence ATTCCATTGCATAACATCTGCATTCCAACTCCGATTAAAAAAgttatcttcttcttatCTATATAATAACACAATCTATTTACGTCTATAATTATTGTATTCCTTGATGAACTTTCTTTTAGCATTCAAATCCAAAGTCTtagatattaatttatacTTTCCTCCATCACATAATGAGACTCTTATTAAATCTAAATCTGGTTTCAAAGATACGTCATTCATCCTGCATTTATAGTTAATACCTTTCGATaaacattttataatatatttgaacGTGGAATTGATACCTAGCGGTGTGACCAAAGAACTATTAACTTTTAATTGAATGACTTTGATGTCAAACTTATTGGACTCTATTATCTCATCCAACACTGTTTGTTTCATGTTAAATGGTAAAACACTCTTACCATTAGAACATGTACCTTCGGCTAACATATAAATTACTGAATCGTTATAATCTGCCAAATTATTAACCTCTTTTCCATATTCTTTGACATTCAGAGAATCGTTTgcaataaatttaatcaattggaccaaattcaatatataaattgttGATTCATCCGGCACACAAAATATCACTTTATTTCTTTGTGCAATTAAAGTTAACAATATACCATCTAATATGGATGTGATATttgcaaaatataaaacattGATATTTGGATAATGCTTTTGTGGATTCACTTCACTTCTTTTTACACCTTGCACAGCAACCTCATCTTTCCAGCTAAATAATACTTTTAATAACACAGccaataataatttattcttGGTTAGAAGGTacagaaaaattattggaGAGGTTAGAATAACTTTGACCAGCAAAACGACAGAATAGAGTATGCACTCAATCAAATTAGGTTCCTTTATGGCAGATGGTAAAAATGGGGCAATGCCAGTACCTTTATCTCTCCAATCTGTATATTTTTCCATTGTACAATTCAACTGTAACGTTCTTTTTTTCACTAACAAGTTGGCTTTTAGTTATCGATGTTTATAGCTGGTAATACTTTAAATCAAATGGCAAAAAAAGCCTAAAATGTTGATATGCATCAACTAATTAACAAGCAAACGAGTCCTGAATACAACCCGAGCTCAAAGTTAATTGATGAACCAATTATTGATTCAACAATTTTCAATGTTGTTATATAACAGTCTTTTACAATTTTCGAATTTTTATGTTCGCACTCTTAATCTATCGGAATAACTAAACCTTCTCACAATGAGAAGTGACTTTATTTGATATGTAAAAGTACcttaaataatacaaatgaACATTagtatataaaataatgtttcCAAGAAGAACATGTTTTCAGTAAGTATACACCAGGAGTATTTATCACATTTACTTACCGAAAACCTCTGACAATTGTGATAGGGTTTCGTATATTGACAATTTTTTAAGAGGGACTCAACTTTTTATCAGGTACCTATccatatattaattttaaaacagGGAAACCATacacttatatataagcAGTCCCTTTGTACACCGTTCGAGTATGTCACAATCAGATGTTCTCCAAAGAGGAGATGATTTTTTGATGCAATATCCTAGAAATTCCAAAGTATGGAAGATGTTCTCACATTTTACATGCTTATTTACTGTTGGTGTATCAAAACTAATAATTACCTCTTTGTACAATGTtgaattaaatcatttCGATAGGCTAGAGAGAGCTATTGACAAAGCACATGATCAAAACAGAGGTATAATGACTGTGATGAACCACATGTCTGTCATAGATGATCCATTCATCTGGGCAGTCTTCCCATGGAAAACATATCGtaaattagataatattaGATGGTGTTTAGGTGCTCACAATGTCTGCTttacaaataaatttatatccACCTACTTTTCATTAGGTCAAACTTTATCTACAGAAAGATTTGGCGCTGGTCCATTCCAAGGCTCAATCGATGCCACAGTTAGATTGTTGAGTCCAGATGAGACTTTAAAAAACATGGATACTTTGAAGTCTCACTTCAAGATGAACAGGCCTGCCTGGGTACATGTATACCCAGAAGGATTTGTGTTACAACTGCAACCACCTTTTTCAAACTCAATGAGATACTTTAAATGGGGGATTACTCGGATGATCTTAGAATCAACTAGACAGCCTGTTATTGTACCCATATTCACAACTggttttgaaaatattgcTCCTGAAGATACGGCAGAATCACCAGTAGATAGGTACTTACCTGCAGGATATGGAACCAAAATAAATGTTACTGTCGGTAAGGAAATTGATGAACATGTAATAGAAAACTACAGAGCGGAATGGAGTGCATTAGTCGAAAAGTATAAAAATCCTGACTCCCCCCATGACTTAACCGATGAACTGAAATGGGGCAAGGAGGCCCAAGAGTTGCGAAGTAGAGTTGCAGCTACGTTAAGAGAGAATGTAGCTAAGATTCGTCACGAAGAAAGAGGCTTCCCACAAGAAGATAAACGATTTAAATCTCCACAATGGTGGAAAAGATACACTACCACTGAAGGTGCTTCTGACCCAGACGTTAAATTTATAGGTAAGAACTGGGCTATAAGAAGACTTCAGTCATGTTTGACAGGCAAAGAATCTAAAGATTCCAATAAATGACATTCAACTTatatttaagaaaaattaaaacaacttgttaatattttagaaaatgtaAAAATATCTGTAATGCCATGggatattaaaataatccCTTAAATAtgagaaaaataattaGTTACATACATATTTCCAGTTatgtatttaattaatttaattaatttattacatttAATTACCTTTCGTACCAATTTTTGTTGAGTTAACCTTAGATGCAAACcttaatgaatttatagTTTCATTTAAATGACTTTTTGTAGGTGATATATTCACGAACATTAAAGTTTTTGATGAACCCGTCAACGAATATTGCAGCAAGTATGTTAATTTAGAATTTCTAAAAGGAATGTGTCTCTTAGTATTATCATTTTGACCCAATGCATGAATTACATCACCTAGACAACTCAATGATTTATTGATGTTCTGAGTTTCTCTTAATCTTGCACCTACTGCTTGTGAAGAATTTAATCTTTCAGACCCCGCAAGATCAACCAAATTCAGTATCCCTTCAGATGAATCCCCCGTAATTTCGTTTTTTCCCTT comes from Tetrapisispora phaffii CBS 4417 chromosome 4, complete genome and encodes:
- the LOA1 gene encoding lysophosphatidic acid acyltransferase LOA1 (similar to Saccharomyces cerevisiae VPS66 (YPR139C); ancestral locus Anc_3.477); its protein translation is MEKYTDWRDKGTGIAPFLPSAIKEPNLIECILYSVVLLVKVILTSPIIFLYLLTKNKLLLAVLLKVLFSWKDEVAVQGVKRSEVNPQKHYPNINVLYFANITSILDGILLTLIAQRNKVIFCVPDESTIYILNLVQLIKFIANDSLNVKEYGKEVNNLADYNDSVIYMLAEGTCSNGKSVLPFNMKQTVLDEIIESNKFDIKVIQLKVNSSLVTPLGINSTFKYIIKCLSKGINYKCRMNDVSLKPDLDLIRVSLCDGGKYKLISKTLDLNAKRKFIKEYNNYRRK
- the TAZ1 gene encoding lysophosphatidylcholine acyltransferase (similar to Saccharomyces cerevisiae TAZ1 (YPR140W); ancestral locus Anc_3.478), whose translation is MSQSDVLQRGDDFLMQYPRNSKVWKMFSHFTCLFTVGVSKLIITSLYNVELNHFDRLERAIDKAHDQNRGIMTVMNHMSVIDDPFIWAVFPWKTYRKLDNIRWCLGAHNVCFTNKFISTYFSLGQTLSTERFGAGPFQGSIDATVRLLSPDETLKNMDTLKSHFKMNRPAWVHVYPEGFVLQLQPPFSNSMRYFKWGITRMILESTRQPVIVPIFTTGFENIAPEDTAESPVDRYLPAGYGTKINVTVGKEIDEHVIENYRAEWSALVEKYKNPDSPHDLTDELKWGKEAQELRSRVAATLRENVAKIRHEERGFPQEDKRFKSPQWWKRYTTTEGASDPDVKFIGKNWAIRRLQSCLTGKESKDSNK